Proteins from a single region of Antechinus flavipes isolate AdamAnt ecotype Samford, QLD, Australia chromosome 2, AdamAnt_v2, whole genome shotgun sequence:
- the HR gene encoding lysine-specific demethylase hairless isoform X3, whose product MESTPTYLQDTPTWEKPASENGIRQEPGTLPRGPHYGPLCLGDPAPFWRGTLSTPDSWFPHGLPHGPNDPIPFLGGEGPRNGEGKTGWLGAKEGLRWKEAMLAHQLALCGQPCPPRHNLLPPEQGGSHPKNDPLAFRPLHCPFLLETKILERTPFWVPACLPPYLVPSQPHDRPSDWPLAPIPWAYLGTQPKSPPVFSSGSKGFYHKDLGIPRLAKEMLTTAEPGLLGVAPGGHLQRAGEMDRSLPYQKDGEPGANGHQNLCPLLGGCPDILGSRTLWPTHSPGLVHALGSSWVVPRNGNLRNPQPGPSSGSECPSPGQSVSQVDCCSSHLPAGDGSHSHCGRCQEGTEGGTSGTAGSTEEVGKLPGPGACPPSHPTKLKKTWLTRHSEQFGCLTGCPGEEVGPTTQVGSLKREGSPEMGGAAGSPAPKRPADSFPDSEGQGTGSWQEALEPPLGSKAEMAEHDGWRGFLGSRPGLDGLELQSVPCTELPAGMPRCQSCALGEREDTGKACRFMNVRKLPSSGTRMEEGETSQTEEGRGRRPGPDTKLSVHLAKYLLNSLGDRFCRLLRREREALAWALEEVGEPILAPIPWEDPKAPRSCSRCYRGLFNTHWGCPHCCYRLCLACGHVGRARDTTGPQEQPPEKCAHSTGHDAHSLMLTQFVPSQALAELSTKMHQVRAKFDIRGHCPCQADARVWAPGDRGQKKETIEKIPPTPQSSCNGDAHRTKEIKEEATDATETPGETPGETPGGRGSLPCPSLCELLASTAVKLCLGHERIHMAFAPVTPALPNDDRITNILDSIIAQVVERKIQEKALGPGLRKGLGLPSPATPRGLPSRGALLWLQEPQPQHNFHLFQEHWRQGQPVLVSGLQRTLQSSLWGPEALGSLGGKVQALSLLGPPRSTELGSTAFWKGFSRPEARPKLESGSLLLLHRNLGEPESGRTENLAASLPLPEYCTSHGKLNLASYFPPIPTLCQLEPQLCASYGATVWNCLVLLTFAHPSPCQV is encoded by the exons ATGGAAAGCACACCCACCTATCTGCAAGACACCCCCACCTGGGAGAAGCCAGCATCAGAGAATGGCATCAGACAGGAGCCAGGCACCTTGCCACGGGGTCCACACTATGGACCTCTGTGCCTGGGGGATCCTGCTCCCTTTTGGAGAGGAACCCTGAGCACCCCAGACTCTTGGTTTCCACATGGTTTACCCCATGGCCCAAATGACCCAATTCCATTCTTGGGGGGCGAGGGACCCCGTAATGGTGAGGGAAAGACTGGATGGTTGGGGGCCAAAGAGGGGCTGCGATGGAAGGAAGCAATGCTAGCCCACCAGCTGGCACTCTGTGGGCAGCCATGCCCACCCCGTCATAACCTCCTGCCCCCAGAGCAAGGTGGCAGCCATCCCAAGAATGACCCATTGGCTTTCCGGCCCTTACATTGCCCCTTCCTTCTGGAGACCAAGATCCTAGAGAGGACCCCCTTCTGggtgcctgcctgcctgcctcctTACTTGGTGCCCAGCCAGCCCCACGATCGGCCTTCTGACTGGCCCCTAGCTCCTATTCCTTGGGCATACCTGGGGACCCAGCCCAAGAGTCCTCCTGTTTTCAGCTCAGGAAGCAAG gGCTTTTATCACAAAGATCTAGGCATACCTCGCCTGGCAAAAGAGATGTTGACCACTGCTGAACCTGGGTTGTTGGGCGTAGCCCCTGGTGGGCATCTTCAGAGAGCTGGGGAGATGGATCGGTCCCTACCCTATCAAAAGGATGGGGAGCCAGGGGCCAATGGGCACCAGAACCTTTGTCCACTTTTGGGGGGGTGCCCAGATATACTCGGCAGCCGGACCCTCTGGCCTACTCACTCCCCAGGTTTGGTTCATGCTCTTGGAAGTTCCTGGGTAGTGCCTCGAAATGGGAACCTCAGAAACCCCCAACCAGGGCCATCCTCTGGGTCAGAGTGCCCTTCCCCAGGACAGTCTGTCAGTCAGGTGGACTGCTGTTCATCCCATCTGCCTGCTGGAGATGGGAGTCATAGCCACTGTGGAAGGTGCCAGGAAGGCACAGAAGGTGGTACTAGTGGGACAGCTGGGTCCACTGAAGAAGTCGGCAAGCTTCCTGGGCCTGGGGCCTGTCCCCCAAGCCACCCTACCAAGCTCAAGAAGACCTGGCTCACTCGGCATTCCGAGCAATTTGGATGTTTGACTGGGTGCCCAGGGGAGGAGGTGGGCCCAACCACACAGGTTGGGTCCCTCAAGAGGGAGGGAAGTCCTGAGATGGGGGGAGCAGCGGGTAGTCCAGCCCCTAAGCGTCCAGCTGACTCCTTCCCGGACAGTGAGGGACAGGGGACTGGGAGTTGGCAGGAAGCTTTGGAACCACCACTTGGAAGCAAGGCCGAGATGGCGGAACATGATGGCTGGAGAG GATTCCTGGGCAGCAGGCCTGGCCTTGATGGACTTGAACTCCAGAGTGTGCCTTGTACAGAGCTCCCAGCAGGAATGCCCCGTTGCCAGAGCTGTGcccttggggaaagggaagatacAGGGAAGGCTTGCCGCTTTATGAACGTGCGAAA GTTACCTTCAAGTGGAACAAGGATGGAGGAAGGTGAAACCAGCCAGACTGAGGAGGGCAGAGGCCGCAGGCCCGGGCCAGACACCAAGTTGAGTGTGCATCTTGCCAAGTACCTGCTGAATAGTCTCGGGGACAGATTCTGTAGACTACTGAGGAGGGAACGGGAGGCCCTTGCCTGGGCTTTGGAGGAAG TGGGGGAACCCATCCTTGCCCCAATCCCATGGGAGGATCCCAAAGCACCAAGATCCTGTAGCCGCTGCTACCGTGGACTCTTCAACACACATTGGGGCTGCCCTCACTGCTGCTACAGGCTCTGTCTGGCCTGTGGCCATGTGGGGAGGGCTAGGGATACCACAG GCCCTCAGGAGCAGCCCCCGGAGAAGTGTGCCCATAGCACTGGGCACGATGCCCACTCTCTTATGCTGACCCAGTTCGTTCCCAGTCAGG CTCTGGCAGAGCTGAGCACCAAAATGCACCAAGTCCGGGCCAAATTTGACATCCGAGGGCACTGCCCTTGCCAGGCTGATGCTCGAGTGTGGGCTCCTGGGGATAGAGGACAAAAg AAGGAGACAATAGAGAAAATTCCTCCAACTCCACAATCCTCTTGCAATGGTGATGCACACAGaaccaaggaaatcaaagaag AAGCCACAGACGCCACTGAAACTCCAGGAGAAACTCCAGGAGAAACCCCAGGAGGCCGGGGATCCCTGCCCTGCCCCTCCCTGTGTGAACTCCTTGCTTCCACAGCTGTTAAACTCTGCCTGGGCCATGAGAGAATCCACATGGCCTTTGCCCCTGTGACCCCAGCTCTGCCCAAT GATGATCGGATTACTAACATTCTGGATAGCATCATCGCCCAGGTGGTGGAGAGGAAGATTCAGGAGAAGGCGCTAGGTCCAGGGCTGCGGAAGGGACTCGGCCTGCCCAGCCCTGCCACTCCACGCGGCCTGCCTTCTCGGGGAGCCCTGCTGTGGCTTCAGGAGCCCCAGCCCCAGCACAACTTCCATCTCTTCCAGGAACACTGGAGACAGGGTCAG CCCGTGCTGGTATCTGGACTACAGAGAACACTTCAGAGCAGTCTCTGGGGGCCAGAAGCCCTTGGGTCACTGGGGGGAAAGGTGCAGGCCCTGAGCCTTCTTGGGCCTCCCCGGTCCACCGAGCTGGGCAGCACAGCTTTTTGGAAGGGTTTCTCCCGACCAGAGG CTCGTCCAAAGCTAGAAAGTGGGTCCCTCCTTCTTTTGCATAGAAATCTAGGCGAGCCAGAGTCCGGCAG